One segment of Pleuronectes platessa chromosome 21, fPlePla1.1, whole genome shotgun sequence DNA contains the following:
- the bhlha15 gene encoding class A basic helix-loop-helix protein 15 → MKSKRKAVKPSSGTWSDPEPELEPDTEPEPGSSEQEGSEASVRIGGSWRGSLRSGGRNRQGGGGGGRRRRQHSSSTKERSLRRLESNERERQRMHKLNNAFQALQEAIPHVKTDKKLSKIETLTLAKNYIKALTTVVVDMSGACLPTGGVPSEASAAKLLQCYQQHLEDDGEDDLTQYLTHMHSFSQRS, encoded by the coding sequence ATGAAGTCCAAAAGGAAGGCCGTCAAACCATCCAGCGGGACCTGGTCCGACCCGGAGCCAGAGCTAGAGCCGGACACGGAACCAGAACCCGGCTCCAGCGAGCAGGAGGGCTCGGAGGCATCGGTGCGGATCGGCGGCTCCTGGAGGGGGTCGCTGAGGAGCGGGGGCAGGAACCGCcagggaggaggcggcggcgggaGACGGAGGAGGCAGCACTCCTCCAGCACCAAAGAGCGCAGCCTCCGCCGCCTGGAGAGCAACGAGCGGGAGCGCCAGCGCATGCACAAACTCAACAACGCCTTCCAAGCGCTGCAGGAGGCCATCCCGCACGTCAAGACCGACAAGAAGCTGTCCAAGATCGAGACCCTGACCCTGGCCAAGAATTACATCAAAGCCCTCACCACCGTCGTCGTGGACATGTCAGGGGCCTGCCTGCCCACTGGTGGGGTCCCATCAGAGGCCAGTGCCGCCAAGCTGCTCCAGTGCTACCAGCAGCACCTGGAGGACGACGGGGAGGACGATCTCACCCAGTACCTCACCCACATGCACAGCTTCAGCCAGCGCAGCTAA